A genomic region of Micromonospora sp. NBRC 110009 contains the following coding sequences:
- a CDS encoding arsenate reductase/protein-tyrosine-phosphatase family protein yields MVDEMLFVCHANMCRSPMAEYIARRLLAAHPVTVASAGTDALDGAPMHPYAVDVAAGTGADPAAFRTRRLRAEHLASATLVLTATRRQRSVCTSLAPAALHRTFTIRQFARLAAATEAHAARDGSPLRAAVAAAALARGRLQPAAPDADDLRDPVGGSPADFRRCAEEIERSIRPVLALIATAG; encoded by the coding sequence ATGGTCGACGAGATGCTCTTCGTCTGCCACGCCAACATGTGCCGGTCCCCGATGGCGGAGTACATCGCGCGCCGGCTCCTCGCCGCGCATCCGGTCACCGTGGCCAGTGCCGGCACCGACGCGCTCGACGGCGCGCCCATGCACCCGTACGCGGTCGACGTGGCCGCCGGGACCGGCGCGGACCCGGCGGCCTTCCGCACCCGCCGGCTGCGTGCCGAGCACCTGGCCAGCGCCACGCTGGTGCTGACCGCGACCCGGCGGCAGCGCTCGGTCTGCACGTCGCTGGCCCCGGCCGCGCTGCACCGGACGTTCACGATCCGCCAGTTCGCCCGGTTGGCCGCCGCGACCGAGGCCCACGCGGCGCGCGACGGATCCCCGCTGCGCGCCGCGGTGGCGGCGGCTGCCCTCGCCCGGGGGCGGCTGCAACCAGCCGCCCCCGACGCGGACGACCTGCGCGACCCGGTCGGCGGCTCGCCGGCCGACTTCCGGCGCTGCGCCGAAGAGATCGAACGGTCGATCCGACCCGTGCTGGCACTCATCGCGACAGCCGGCTGA
- a CDS encoding lysylphosphatidylglycerol synthase domain-containing protein, with amino-acid sequence MPRSHRPSPALVLGLVVSGALFTLVSSWARHRPPGRWERDLFVLVNQLPGPVGPVLLLVMQLGAYPAILVAAVGAVAARQWRLARDLLIAGNLAYWAAALAKLLVARARPAGFLADVRFHEAVGGRFGYPSGHVAVATALAVVLAPAVPRRLRGLLWLAVALVATARLYVGAHLPVDVLGGFLAGWFAASLTRVAVGDVGPRGTAGRLRQVLLGLGIEAAELTPVAGDARGSRPWQVTTTGGRRRFVKVTGGSQRDADWLYTLYRRLRYRGIADEPPYLTAKQKCTHEAYLLMRAERAGVRTPRLVTTATDPGGDALLVQEFAPGRPLDALDPAELDRDTLDDVCRQVARLHRAGLAHRDLRAANLLVAGATAWLVGLSHGTDEATADQRARDLVELLVTLAALAGVPAAVDAATGQLGTGPVADTLPWLQPALLSRAGRALADSRPGLLDDLRDEIARRCPGRSDHLARVVRITRRDVFLLVMLGLLVHFLLPQIGAVRAALHAVLHANPLAVTGALLASAATYLLSAEALRLAAASRLPPGRTLAVQFAASFVNPLAPGALGGAALTVRYLRQQGLTVPAAATAVAVDRVAGVLGVALLLPVLLPFARGTRRHLASAATGRGLAVLLTVLAVLLLAAVVFAVPRWRTRVRAARRQAVEALRALARSGRIVPLLAVSVALTLAYAAAFWLALLGVGLPADPALIAPVVLVCIVGEGLSTAAPTPGGLGATEAALVSGLLLYGVRPETAVAGVLVYRLATFWLPVLPGYVALRGLVRRHAV; translated from the coding sequence ATGCCTCGGAGCCACCGTCCGTCCCCGGCGCTGGTCCTCGGCCTGGTCGTCTCCGGCGCGCTGTTCACGCTGGTCAGCTCCTGGGCCCGACACCGGCCGCCGGGCCGCTGGGAGCGGGACCTCTTCGTGCTGGTCAACCAGCTGCCCGGACCGGTCGGTCCGGTGCTGCTGCTGGTGATGCAGCTCGGCGCGTACCCGGCGATCCTGGTCGCGGCGGTCGGCGCGGTGGCCGCCCGGCAGTGGCGGCTGGCCCGCGACCTGCTGATCGCGGGCAACCTGGCCTACTGGGCGGCCGCGCTCGCCAAGCTGCTGGTCGCCCGGGCCCGCCCGGCCGGCTTCCTGGCCGACGTCCGGTTCCACGAGGCCGTCGGCGGGCGTTTCGGCTACCCCTCCGGCCACGTGGCGGTGGCCACCGCGCTGGCGGTGGTGCTCGCCCCGGCCGTGCCCCGCCGGCTGCGCGGGCTGCTGTGGCTGGCGGTGGCCCTCGTCGCGACGGCCCGGCTCTACGTCGGCGCGCACCTGCCCGTCGACGTGCTGGGCGGCTTCCTGGCCGGCTGGTTCGCCGCCAGCCTCACCCGGGTGGCCGTCGGAGACGTGGGCCCCCGCGGCACGGCGGGGCGGCTGCGGCAGGTTCTCCTCGGCCTTGGCATCGAGGCGGCCGAGCTGACCCCGGTCGCCGGGGACGCCCGGGGTTCCCGCCCCTGGCAGGTCACCACCACCGGCGGGCGGCGCCGCTTCGTCAAGGTCACCGGCGGCAGCCAGCGGGACGCGGACTGGCTCTACACGCTCTACCGCCGGCTGCGCTACCGGGGCATCGCCGACGAGCCACCGTACCTGACCGCGAAGCAGAAGTGCACGCACGAGGCGTACCTGCTGATGCGCGCCGAGCGGGCCGGCGTGCGTACGCCCCGGCTGGTCACCACCGCCACCGACCCCGGCGGGGACGCCCTGCTGGTGCAGGAATTCGCGCCGGGCCGGCCGCTCGACGCGCTCGACCCGGCCGAACTGGACCGGGACACGCTCGACGACGTCTGCCGGCAGGTGGCCCGGCTGCACCGGGCCGGCCTGGCCCACCGGGACCTGCGGGCGGCCAACCTGCTGGTCGCCGGTGCTACGGCCTGGCTGGTCGGCCTCAGCCACGGCACCGACGAGGCCACCGCCGACCAGCGGGCCCGCGACCTGGTGGAACTGCTGGTCACGCTGGCCGCGTTGGCCGGTGTGCCGGCGGCGGTCGACGCCGCGACCGGGCAGCTCGGCACCGGCCCGGTGGCCGACACCCTGCCCTGGCTGCAACCGGCCCTGCTGTCCCGCGCCGGCCGGGCGCTCGCCGACAGCCGGCCCGGCCTCCTCGACGACCTGCGGGACGAGATCGCCCGGCGCTGCCCCGGCCGGTCCGACCATCTCGCCCGCGTCGTCCGGATCACCCGGCGGGACGTGTTCCTCCTGGTCATGCTCGGCCTGTTGGTGCACTTCCTGCTGCCGCAGATCGGCGCGGTACGGGCCGCGCTGCACGCGGTCCTGCATGCCAACCCCCTCGCGGTGACCGGTGCGCTGCTCGCCTCGGCCGCCACCTACCTGCTCAGCGCCGAGGCGCTGCGGCTCGCCGCCGCCAGCCGGCTGCCGCCGGGCCGGACCCTCGCGGTCCAGTTCGCCGCGTCCTTCGTCAACCCGCTCGCCCCGGGCGCGCTCGGCGGTGCGGCGCTGACCGTCCGCTATCTGCGCCAGCAGGGGCTGACGGTGCCGGCCGCGGCCACCGCGGTCGCCGTGGACCGGGTCGCCGGCGTGCTCGGCGTCGCGCTGCTGCTGCCCGTCCTGCTGCCGTTCGCCCGGGGCACCCGCCGCCATCTGGCGAGCGCCGCGACCGGGCGCGGGCTGGCCGTGCTGCTGACCGTGCTGGCGGTGCTGCTGCTGGCCGCCGTGGTGTTCGCCGTACCCCGGTGGCGGACCCGGGTGCGCGCGGCCCGGCGGCAGGCGGTGGAGGCGCTGCGTGCGCTCGCCCGCAGCGGTCGGATCGTCCCGCTGCTGGCGGTGAGCGTGGCGCTCACCCTCGCCTACGCCGCGGCGTTCTGGCTGGCCCTGCTCGGCGTCGGCCTGCCGGCCGACCCGGCGCTGATCGCGCCGGTGGTGCTGGTCTGCATAGTGGGGGAGGGGTTGTCGACGGCGGCGCCGACCCCCGGCGGCCTGGGCGCCACCGAGGCGGCCCTGGTCTCCGGCCTGCTGCTCTACGGCGTGCGGCCGGAGACCGCGGTCGCCGGCGTGCTGGTCTACCGGCTGGCCACCTTCTGGCTGCCGGTGCTGCCCGGCTACGTGGCGCTGCGCGGGCTGGTGCGTCGACACGCCGTCTGA
- a CDS encoding low temperature requirement protein A encodes MSDGAGGRRRRGLRFPVSPTGEGQTVTRFELLFDLVYVFAITRVSEYMAHAHSAPGLVQGLLLLALLWWTWSGYSWLGNQARADQGLLRAAMSVAMAAIFVVDLTIPEAWHDAPGGLYGPLVLVCAYLIVRCVHLVVYSVAAAGDPGLRHQLAITWVPTAAGAALLLVGVLLGGWRQTLFFAAALAVDWGVVYLTSRRGNWRIHSATHWTERHGLFVILAIGESILALGVGATNQPVSTPILVAAVLGIAVAIGLWWLYFDLVSPAYEHRFREAQGQARTILAAEAYTYGHFPIVAGIVLAALGVEGVLAHAGEHRPLGVFYAAALCGGTALYLAGHLAFANRMHYALHVGRFVTMLALLAWLPAAAVLPPLVGLTGLALILAALIVVETIRYADIRPSLRGE; translated from the coding sequence ATGTCGGACGGGGCTGGCGGCCGACGCCGCCGTGGGCTCCGCTTCCCGGTCAGCCCGACCGGCGAGGGCCAGACCGTGACCCGGTTCGAGCTGCTGTTCGACCTGGTGTACGTCTTCGCGATCACCCGCGTCTCCGAGTACATGGCGCACGCCCACAGCGCGCCCGGGCTGGTCCAGGGCCTGCTGCTGCTCGCCTTGCTCTGGTGGACCTGGTCCGGGTACAGCTGGCTCGGCAACCAGGCGCGGGCGGACCAGGGCCTGCTGCGGGCGGCCATGTCGGTGGCGATGGCGGCCATCTTCGTCGTCGACCTGACCATCCCCGAGGCGTGGCACGACGCGCCGGGCGGCCTGTACGGCCCGCTGGTGCTCGTCTGCGCCTACCTCATCGTCCGGTGCGTACACCTGGTCGTCTACTCGGTGGCGGCGGCCGGCGACCCGGGCCTGCGCCACCAACTCGCGATCACCTGGGTCCCCACCGCGGCCGGTGCCGCCCTGCTACTGGTGGGGGTCCTGCTCGGCGGCTGGCGGCAGACGCTGTTCTTCGCCGCCGCACTGGCCGTCGACTGGGGCGTCGTCTACCTCACCTCCCGCCGCGGCAACTGGCGGATCCACAGCGCCACCCACTGGACCGAGCGGCACGGGCTGTTCGTCATCCTGGCGATCGGCGAGTCGATCCTCGCCCTCGGGGTCGGGGCCACCAACCAGCCGGTCAGCACCCCGATCCTGGTGGCGGCCGTGCTGGGCATCGCCGTCGCCATCGGCCTGTGGTGGCTCTACTTCGACCTCGTGTCGCCGGCCTACGAGCACCGGTTCCGGGAGGCGCAGGGCCAGGCCCGGACGATCCTCGCCGCCGAGGCGTACACCTACGGTCACTTCCCGATCGTGGCCGGCATCGTCCTCGCGGCGCTCGGCGTCGAGGGCGTGCTCGCGCACGCCGGCGAACACCGACCACTGGGCGTCTTCTACGCCGCCGCGCTGTGCGGCGGAACGGCGCTCTACCTGGCGGGGCACCTGGCCTTCGCCAACCGCATGCACTATGCGCTGCACGTCGGGCGGTTCGTCACCATGCTCGCGCTGCTGGCCTGGCTGCCGGCCGCCGCGGTGCTGCCACCGCTGGTCGGGCTCACCGGCCTGGCGCTCATCCTCGCCGCGCTGATCGTCGTGGAGACCATCCGGTACGCCGACATCCGGCCGTCCCTGCGGGGCGAATGA
- a CDS encoding polysaccharide deacetylase family protein, giving the protein MNRGSRWALGGLALPLLHLAPALTAVPAVRARFLPGLHGLGRPDRVALTFDDGPDPESTPRFLEVLAAHRVRATFFLLGAMLRRSPDLGRRLADAGHEVAVHGWEHRNLLLRGPVATVRDLGRATAVITEVTGRTPRFLRPPYGVLTGATLVAARRLRLEPVLWSCWGRDWTRSATGDTVYGTVRAGLSGGGTILLHDSSCTAVPGAWRAALAALPRLLSECHRQGWTVGPLGEHRDPAR; this is encoded by the coding sequence GTGAACCGTGGCTCCCGCTGGGCCCTGGGCGGGCTGGCGCTTCCGCTGCTGCACCTGGCGCCGGCCCTGACCGCGGTGCCGGCGGTCCGGGCGCGGTTCCTGCCCGGCCTGCACGGCCTCGGCCGGCCGGACCGGGTCGCCCTCACCTTCGATGATGGGCCCGACCCGGAGTCCACGCCACGGTTCCTGGAGGTGCTCGCCGCCCACCGGGTGCGGGCCACCTTCTTCCTGCTCGGCGCGATGCTGCGCCGCTCACCCGACCTCGGCCGCCGGCTCGCCGACGCCGGTCACGAGGTGGCGGTGCACGGTTGGGAGCACCGCAACCTGCTGCTGCGCGGGCCGGTGGCGACCGTACGCGACCTCGGCCGGGCCACGGCCGTGATCACCGAGGTGACCGGGCGGACGCCCCGCTTCCTGCGTCCGCCGTACGGCGTGCTCACCGGGGCGACGCTGGTGGCGGCGCGCCGGCTGCGGCTGGAGCCGGTGCTGTGGAGCTGCTGGGGTCGGGACTGGACCCGGTCGGCCACCGGCGACACGGTGTACGGGACGGTCCGGGCCGGCCTCTCCGGCGGGGGCACCATCCTGCTGCACGACTCCTCGTGCACCGCCGTCCCGGGTGCCTGGCGGGCCGCGCTGGCCGCCCTGCCACGGCTGCTGTCCGAGTGCCACCGTCAGGGCTGGACGGTCGGTCCGCTCGGCGAGCACCGGGACCCCGCCCGGTGA
- a CDS encoding SDR family NAD(P)-dependent oxidoreductase, whose translation MGARTFIVVGGTSGLGQEVARRLVAEDQVVIFGDVASEVAATADDLGCTGIACDISLYPEVRDAFAEVVQRHGGIDGVADCASMWGGGDLAELSPERIRRVVEVNALGTTYVLREALHHLHRQGFGNVVYVGALAVTKPRPGIPLYRATKSYGNSLVESLAEAQHSNRIKVMQLHPGPMPTRLQERVGDRFLDEVYALPEQVAAEVVRLLRLAPDALYVSGEQVLRADGRW comes from the coding sequence ATGGGCGCCAGGACGTTCATCGTGGTAGGGGGAACCAGCGGCCTCGGTCAGGAGGTCGCCCGCCGGCTCGTGGCGGAGGACCAGGTGGTGATCTTCGGCGACGTGGCGAGCGAGGTGGCCGCGACGGCCGACGACCTCGGCTGCACCGGGATCGCCTGCGACATCTCCCTCTATCCAGAGGTCCGGGACGCCTTCGCCGAGGTGGTGCAGCGCCACGGCGGGATCGACGGGGTGGCCGACTGTGCCTCAATGTGGGGCGGCGGTGACCTGGCCGAGCTGTCCCCGGAGCGGATCCGCCGGGTGGTCGAGGTCAACGCGCTGGGCACCACGTACGTGCTCCGGGAGGCGCTGCACCACCTGCACCGGCAGGGCTTCGGCAACGTCGTCTACGTCGGCGCGCTGGCGGTGACCAAGCCGCGCCCCGGCATCCCGCTCTACCGGGCCACCAAGAGCTACGGCAACAGCCTGGTGGAGTCCCTGGCCGAGGCGCAGCACAGCAACCGGATCAAGGTGATGCAGCTGCATCCCGGTCCGATGCCGACCCGGCTGCAGGAGCGGGTCGGCGACCGGTTCCTCGACGAGGTGTACGCCCTGCCCGAGCAGGTCGCCGCCGAGGTCGTACGACTGCTCCGGCTGGCCCCCGACGCGCTCTACGTCTCCGGAGAGCAGGTGCTGCGCGCGGACGGGCGATGGTGA
- a CDS encoding glycosyltransferase family 4 protein: MKIGILSYHFPPEPAFIPGSLAEELATRGHEVRVLTGFPDYPGGHVYPGWRQRWRHQTHSERLTVRRVPRYAAGDGSAKARMASWLSFAGSVALTGRRYLSDVDALYVFQLPAVTFAAAGLLRLLGRVPTVLHVQDVWPEEEPARAGETRRWSGRLDATMRRIYQEAGAVAVTAPSMRDLVVSGGADPDRVRVVLNWTDERIFRPTEPSQAARRLIRRDGRCVVMHAGTIGVRQGLETAVRAAAAVEDRMDLVLVGSGAEERRVRGLAADLKAGNVRFVERRSPLDMPELYAAADYQLVMLRDLPELRGMVPGKLQAALSCATPVVASAGGDTVELVERARAGLSCPPEDWAALADRFWLASAIPPAARVDMGQRGRDAYLREMSLRAGVDRIEELLHDVSAGTARTGR, translated from the coding sequence ATGAAGATCGGGATTCTCTCCTACCACTTCCCGCCGGAGCCGGCCTTCATCCCGGGCAGCCTGGCCGAGGAGTTGGCCACCCGGGGCCACGAGGTGCGGGTGCTGACCGGCTTTCCGGACTACCCGGGCGGGCACGTCTATCCGGGCTGGCGGCAACGCTGGCGGCACCAGACGCACAGCGAGCGGCTGACCGTCCGCCGGGTGCCCCGGTACGCCGCCGGCGATGGCTCCGCCAAGGCACGGATGGCCAGCTGGCTCTCCTTCGCGGGCAGCGTGGCCCTGACCGGCCGGCGCTACCTCAGCGATGTCGACGCCCTCTACGTCTTCCAACTCCCGGCGGTCACCTTCGCCGCCGCCGGCCTGCTGCGGCTGCTCGGCAGGGTGCCGACCGTGCTGCACGTGCAGGACGTCTGGCCGGAGGAGGAGCCGGCCCGGGCGGGTGAGACCCGCCGGTGGTCGGGCCGGCTGGACGCCACCATGCGCCGCATCTACCAGGAGGCCGGGGCGGTCGCCGTCACCGCGCCGTCGATGCGCGACCTGGTGGTGTCCGGCGGGGCCGACCCGGATCGGGTGCGGGTGGTGCTGAACTGGACCGACGAGCGCATCTTCCGGCCGACCGAGCCGAGCCAGGCCGCCCGCCGGCTGATCCGCCGGGACGGCCGGTGCGTGGTGATGCACGCCGGCACGATCGGCGTACGCCAGGGCCTGGAGACCGCGGTGCGGGCGGCGGCCGCGGTGGAGGACCGGATGGACCTGGTCCTGGTCGGCTCGGGAGCGGAGGAGCGGCGGGTGCGGGGGCTCGCGGCCGATCTCAAGGCGGGAAACGTCCGGTTCGTGGAGCGGCGCTCGCCGCTGGACATGCCAGAGCTCTACGCGGCGGCCGACTACCAGTTGGTGATGCTGCGGGACCTGCCGGAGCTGCGCGGCATGGTGCCCGGGAAGCTCCAGGCCGCGCTCTCCTGCGCCACCCCGGTGGTCGCCTCGGCCGGCGGGGACACGGTGGAGCTCGTGGAGCGGGCCCGGGCGGGGCTGTCCTGCCCGCCGGAGGACTGGGCCGCACTGGCGGACCGGTTCTGGTTGGCCTCGGCGATCCCGCCCGCGGCCCGGGTGGACATGGGTCAGCGGGGGCGGGACGCCTACCTGCGGGAGATGTCGCTGCGGGCCGGTGTCGACCGGATCGAGGAGCTGCTCCACGACGTCTCGGCGGGGACCGCCCGAACGGGTCGGTAG
- a CDS encoding MGDG synthase family glycosyltransferase, which translates to MECPGRILVVSADIGAGHDAAAAELARRLRGRGFLVDRMNLLEILPRPAHRAIREAYRGVLRWLPWGYELLFVLTRRSRLSVSVLRMLLRPVRRRMRRSIPPDTRAVVTTYPFANQLLGPLRRQGRLAVPVITYVTDFVVHPTWLSPGVDVYCAIRHAETEPADGIDVTVVQPLVSRAFAVPAATDRRRARRRFGLPPDDRLALIVAGAWGTGDVERTVAEIRATGCVRPVVVCGRNAELHQRLRAHHEHVFGWVDDMPTLMRAVDVVVENAGGLTCQEALACGVPVVTYRPLPGHGRANASILARSGLTRWVSGPDQLGSVLAALVGDGRPGDRPRRVDGRTPHTVDAGGERADPAHLVAEAASRAGSAGVDERNRRALVDSVGDAVAVVAALLQSTGGLR; encoded by the coding sequence ATGGAGTGCCCGGGACGCATTCTGGTCGTCTCCGCGGACATCGGCGCCGGCCACGACGCGGCCGCCGCCGAGCTGGCGCGGCGGCTGCGCGGCCGGGGCTTCCTGGTGGACCGGATGAACCTGCTGGAAATACTGCCGCGCCCGGCGCACCGGGCGATAAGGGAGGCGTACCGGGGCGTCCTGCGGTGGCTGCCGTGGGGCTACGAGCTGCTCTTCGTGCTGACCCGCCGGTCCCGGTTGTCCGTATCGGTACTCCGTATGCTGCTCCGGCCGGTTCGGCGCCGGATGCGCCGGTCGATCCCCCCGGACACCCGGGCGGTGGTGACCACCTACCCGTTCGCCAACCAGCTCCTCGGACCGCTGCGCCGGCAGGGACGGCTGGCCGTCCCGGTCATCACCTACGTGACCGATTTCGTCGTCCACCCCACCTGGCTCTCCCCGGGCGTGGACGTCTACTGCGCGATCCGGCACGCCGAGACGGAACCGGCCGACGGCATCGACGTCACCGTGGTGCAGCCGCTGGTCTCCCGGGCCTTCGCCGTCCCGGCCGCCACCGACCGCCGGCGCGCCCGGCGGCGCTTCGGCCTGCCCCCGGACGACCGGCTGGCGCTGATCGTGGCGGGCGCCTGGGGCACCGGCGACGTCGAGCGGACGGTCGCGGAGATCCGGGCGACCGGCTGCGTCCGCCCGGTCGTGGTGTGCGGGCGCAACGCGGAGCTCCACCAGCGGCTGCGGGCCCACCACGAGCACGTGTTCGGCTGGGTGGACGACATGCCGACGCTGATGCGCGCGGTGGACGTGGTGGTCGAGAACGCCGGCGGCCTGACCTGCCAGGAGGCGCTCGCCTGCGGCGTGCCGGTGGTGACCTACCGGCCGCTGCCCGGGCACGGCCGGGCGAACGCCTCGATCCTCGCCCGGTCCGGCCTCACCCGATGGGTGTCCGGGCCCGACCAGTTGGGCTCGGTGCTGGCCGCGCTGGTCGGCGACGGCCGCCCGGGCGATCGCCCCCGCCGGGTGGACGGCCGGACGCCGCACACCGTGGATGCGGGCGGCGAGCGGGCCGATCCGGCACACCTCGTCGCGGAGGCGGCGAGCCGGGCCGGCAGCGCCGGCGTGGACGAACGCAACCGCCGAGCCCTGGTCGACTCGGTCGGCGACGCGGTGGCCGTGGTCGCCGCGCTGCTCCAGTCCACCGGCGGACTCCGGTGA
- a CDS encoding D-alanyl-D-alanine carboxypeptidase family protein yields MRARVLAAATAGVLLGTGTAVPAAHAAPPAPARHAAPAPVPCPRAPAPKVSRPPRPVPPKAVPADRVVGGARLDTPGLVTPDGAPAPPAVTATSWLVADLDTGAVLGACGPHEYGTPASTQKLLLAATMLPRLDPKQVVTVTRGDLNIARGSSAVGLLVGGRYTVETVWLGLLLNSGNEAANLLARLGGGADGVAGGVRAMNEEAQRLGARQTHAVTPSGLDGKGQFTSAYDLALIGRACFANPLFRRYTLTERTQIPAQPALKKGGFQIQNENQLIYRYPGALGGKTGFTELARHSYVGAAQRGGRRLVVTLLGAEARPVRGWQQGAQLLDWGFALPRDASVGRLVEPGELAAEAAPSGSPTAPTPASPPEWRGPAGTALRRMADGDWSVIVPVSGLLALTVGGLVAALAARRRSRRSGRRRA; encoded by the coding sequence ATGAGAGCTCGGGTCCTGGCCGCCGCCACCGCCGGCGTCCTCCTGGGCACCGGCACGGCCGTCCCGGCCGCGCACGCCGCGCCGCCCGCGCCCGCCCGGCACGCCGCCCCCGCCCCGGTGCCCTGTCCCCGGGCGCCCGCCCCGAAGGTCTCCCGGCCGCCCCGGCCCGTGCCGCCGAAGGCCGTGCCGGCGGACCGCGTCGTCGGCGGCGCGCGCCTCGACACCCCCGGGCTGGTCACGCCCGACGGCGCGCCCGCCCCGCCCGCCGTCACCGCGACGTCCTGGCTGGTCGCCGACCTCGACACCGGCGCCGTGCTGGGGGCCTGCGGCCCGCACGAGTACGGCACCCCGGCCAGCACCCAGAAGCTGCTGCTGGCGGCCACCATGCTGCCCCGGCTCGACCCGAAGCAGGTGGTCACGGTCACCCGGGGCGACCTGAACATCGCCCGGGGCAGCTCGGCCGTCGGCCTGCTCGTCGGCGGCAGGTACACCGTCGAGACGGTCTGGCTGGGGTTGCTGCTCAACTCCGGCAACGAGGCGGCCAACCTGCTGGCCCGGCTCGGCGGCGGGGCCGACGGCGTGGCCGGCGGGGTCCGCGCGATGAACGAGGAGGCCCAGCGCCTCGGCGCCCGGCAGACCCATGCCGTCACCCCGTCGGGGCTGGACGGCAAGGGGCAGTTCACCAGCGCGTACGACCTCGCGCTGATCGGCCGGGCCTGCTTCGCCAACCCGCTGTTCCGCCGCTACACGCTGACCGAGCGGACCCAGATCCCCGCCCAGCCGGCCCTGAAGAAGGGCGGCTTCCAGATCCAGAACGAGAACCAGCTCATCTACCGCTACCCCGGCGCCCTCGGCGGCAAGACCGGCTTCACGGAGCTGGCCCGGCACAGCTACGTCGGCGCCGCCCAGCGCGGCGGCCGCCGCCTGGTGGTCACCCTGCTCGGCGCCGAGGCCCGTCCGGTACGCGGCTGGCAGCAGGGTGCCCAGCTGCTCGACTGGGGGTTCGCCCTGCCGCGGGACGCCTCGGTGGGCCGGTTGGTCGAGCCCGGCGAGCTGGCGGCGGAGGCCGCCCCGAGCGGTTCCCCGACCGCCCCCACGCCGGCCTCGCCGCCGGAATGGCGGGGGCCGGCCGGGACCGCCCTGCGGCGGATGGCCGACGGCGACTGGAGCGTCATCGTGCCCGTCTCCGGCCTCCTCGCGCTGACCGTCGGGGGTCTCGTCGCGGCACTCGCCGCCCGCCGCCGGTCCCGCCGGTCCGGCCGCCGCCGCGCCTGA
- a CDS encoding protein-tyrosine phosphatase family protein, whose protein sequence is MSAGEVWTERQGLVVLPGGAAVRGRRLGAPPPGPADFALLLAPGPAPAWPHRRIRWPDFWLPRDPVDALDALREAWRRAYAGQRVEVSCRGGVGRTGTALAALAVLDGMSPEQAVAWVRAHHHPRAVETPWQRRWLRRVGGTDR, encoded by the coding sequence GTGAGCGCGGGCGAGGTGTGGACCGAGCGGCAGGGACTTGTGGTGCTGCCCGGCGGGGCCGCCGTCCGCGGTCGGCGCCTCGGCGCGCCGCCGCCCGGACCCGCCGACTTCGCCCTGCTGCTGGCGCCCGGGCCGGCACCGGCCTGGCCGCACCGGCGGATCCGCTGGCCCGACTTCTGGCTGCCGCGCGATCCGGTGGACGCGCTGGACGCCCTGCGGGAGGCGTGGCGGCGGGCGTACGCCGGCCAGCGGGTGGAGGTCTCCTGCCGGGGCGGCGTCGGCCGGACCGGCACCGCACTGGCCGCGCTCGCCGTCCTCGACGGGATGAGTCCGGAACAGGCGGTCGCCTGGGTGCGCGCGCACCACCACCCCCGCGCCGTGGAGACGCCCTGGCAGCGCCGGTGGCTGCGCCGGGTCGGCGGAACCGACCGGTGA